In Desulfobulbus oralis, one DNA window encodes the following:
- a CDS encoding DUF4276 family protein: MKTLVCLVEERSAKAMLERILPKLLPERAAFQVLPFEGKKDLEDQLKRKICQWQKPDSVFLVMRDQDRADCRDVKARLQDLVRATGKQDKTLIRIACHELESFYLGDLEAVEKSRLGMRGLPTDSARKNTEIRTNLPTPRTNSDS; this comes from the coding sequence ATGAAAACCCTTGTTTGTCTGGTGGAGGAACGGTCGGCCAAAGCGATGCTGGAGCGGATACTGCCAAAGCTTTTGCCGGAAAGGGCTGCTTTCCAGGTGCTGCCATTTGAGGGCAAGAAGGATCTGGAAGATCAACTGAAAAGGAAAATTTGTCAGTGGCAAAAACCGGACTCTGTATTTTTGGTAATGCGCGATCAGGACAGGGCGGATTGCCGAGACGTCAAGGCACGTCTGCAGGATCTGGTCAGAGCAACGGGCAAACAGGACAAAACGCTGATTCGTATTGCCTGCCATGAGCTGGAAAGTTTCTATCTTGGCGACCTTGAAGCCGTGGAAAAAAGCAGGCTTGGCATGCGGGGCTTGCCAACCGACAGCGCAAGAAAAAATACAGAAATCCGGACAAACTTGCCAACGCCGCGGACGAACTCAGACAGTTGA
- a CDS encoding phosphopantetheine-binding protein, translated as MKKLWYAMAAPMRAESGEITAKATVPGDSPWFAGHFPDAPVLPAVAQLNLLVQMLAQASGRPLCLRQASRFKFRQQVLPGAELELSARPDGADRYICHITENGQEVSGGTLVLADKQQDGNMSEQSPTTRRVAEIVINELKLEDVTPDSFDPDLDLVDEVGIDSMDLATIALVIRDEFGIRIDEDDYPKLTTLRIIADYIDQKRAGA; from the coding sequence ATGAAAAAATTGTGGTATGCAATGGCTGCGCCCATGCGGGCCGAGTCCGGAGAAATCACGGCAAAGGCCACGGTGCCCGGGGATTCGCCCTGGTTTGCCGGCCATTTTCCGGATGCTCCGGTGCTGCCGGCTGTGGCGCAGTTGAATCTTTTGGTGCAGATGCTGGCCCAGGCCAGCGGCCGGCCGCTTTGTCTGCGGCAGGCCAGCCGCTTCAAGTTCAGGCAGCAGGTTTTGCCGGGTGCGGAGCTTGAGCTCAGCGCCCGCCCGGACGGAGCGGATCGGTATATCTGCCATATTACGGAGAACGGACAGGAAGTGTCGGGCGGCACGCTGGTTCTGGCCGACAAACAACAGGATGGCAACATGAGCGAGCAAAGTCCCACGACCCGCCGGGTCGCGGAAATTGTGATTAACGAGCTGAAACTTGAGGACGTGACGCCAGACAGCTTTGATCCGGACCTGGATCTGGTGGACGAGGTGGGCATCGACAGCATGGATCTGGCCACCATCGCGCTGGTTATCCGCGACGAGTTCGGCATCCGCATCGACGAGGACGACTACCCCAAACTGACCACGCTCCGGATCATCGCGGACTATATCGATCAGAAGCGGGCCGGGGCATGA
- a CDS encoding radical SAM protein translates to MSAACKFGDILADPQIRPRWEKVRRYFFLRESTYDMTKRCNIHCDGCYYFEGEKHLAAENRDPAAWRELMAAEKARGITFAVLAGAEPSLVPELCRVCSEHIPLGAIATNGLKPIPGDIAYRIHVSVWGTDETSLAVRGAADMLARQLENYREDPRAIFIYTFTPYNIEEADTVAGILAKAGQKMSFNMFSAPLGYSGRLRHTPESLKATAEMMAALLNRYPETVLYSPYNITVHTNALGLDALFSCPYPRRNPSTAVGLGRTFRQYRTDLNWDRAAACCVPDTDCADCRHYAAGSAVVTARMYRHANDRESFVAWLDYVDSYLAVWVHGYEKGPNLGRAGTAVPAKD, encoded by the coding sequence ATGAGCGCTGCCTGCAAGTTCGGCGACATTCTGGCCGACCCGCAGATCCGTCCCCGCTGGGAAAAGGTGCGCCGTTACTTTTTCCTGCGGGAATCCACCTACGACATGACAAAGCGTTGCAACATCCATTGCGACGGCTGCTACTACTTCGAAGGCGAAAAGCATCTGGCGGCGGAGAACCGGGATCCCGCGGCCTGGCGGGAGCTGATGGCCGCGGAAAAGGCCCGGGGCATCACCTTTGCCGTCCTGGCCGGGGCTGAACCTTCGCTCGTGCCGGAGCTCTGCCGGGTCTGCTCCGAACACATTCCTCTGGGCGCAATCGCCACCAATGGGCTGAAGCCGATTCCCGGGGATATCGCCTACCGCATCCACGTGTCCGTGTGGGGCACGGACGAGACGAGCCTGGCGGTGCGGGGGGCGGCCGACATGCTGGCGCGGCAGTTGGAGAACTACCGGGAGGACCCGCGCGCCATCTTCATCTACACCTTCACGCCCTACAACATCGAAGAGGCGGACACGGTGGCCGGCATCCTGGCCAAGGCGGGGCAGAAGATGAGCTTCAACATGTTCTCCGCGCCCCTGGGCTACAGCGGCCGGCTCAGGCATACGCCGGAGAGCCTGAAGGCCACGGCCGAAATGATGGCGGCCCTCCTGAACCGCTATCCGGAAACCGTGCTCTACTCGCCCTACAACATCACCGTGCATACCAACGCGCTGGGGCTGGACGCTCTCTTCTCCTGCCCCTATCCGCGCCGGAATCCGTCCACCGCCGTGGGCCTGGGCCGGACTTTCCGCCAGTACCGGACCGATCTGAACTGGGATCGGGCCGCGGCCTGCTGCGTGCCGGACACCGACTGCGCCGACTGCCGTCACTATGCGGCGGGCAGCGCCGTGGTCACCGCCCGCATGTACCGCCATGCGAACGACCGCGAAAGCTTCGTCGCCTGGCTGGACTACGTGGACAGCTACCTCGCGGTCTGGGTGCACGGCTACGAGAAAGGCCCGAATCTGGGCAGAGCCGGCACCGCGGTGCCGGCAAAGGATTGA
- a CDS encoding radical SAM protein, with protein sequence MKTVSSLLDAAWYERYRRISRLNIRSSIYDVTDRCNLRCKGCFFFSSGEQNAAHEEKDIARWHGFVDAEMARGVNLAILIGGEPTLCLDRIEAFYKRLPTFCATNGLIKVPRDRFPDMMVGLSLWGDEADETILRGRDVFKVSSANYAGDPHAYYLFTITPKQLGKCDKIVRKIRDVGLKVHMQLLSNDEGVDGFSWTPEELTAVRAEMDAMLDSYPETVVSCKYYHEVITSGRMLGRPFGWLECPSVTIFADQREPRPKRLINFVRWASDLKTTHRCCTSETRDCSTCKDGAAHMSWIMVNKRAHMNTTQDLQNWIEVYEMFAKLYQFIPW encoded by the coding sequence ATGAAAACCGTCAGTTCCCTGCTGGACGCCGCCTGGTACGAGCGCTACCGGCGTATCTCCAGGCTGAATATCCGCAGCTCCATCTACGATGTCACCGACCGCTGCAACCTGCGCTGCAAGGGCTGCTTCTTCTTTTCCTCCGGCGAGCAGAACGCGGCGCACGAGGAAAAGGACATTGCCAGGTGGCACGGCTTTGTCGATGCGGAGATGGCCAGGGGCGTCAATCTGGCCATCCTGATTGGCGGCGAGCCGACCCTCTGCCTGGACCGTATCGAGGCCTTTTATAAAAGGCTGCCCACCTTCTGTGCCACCAACGGGCTGATCAAGGTGCCCCGGGACCGCTTTCCGGACATGATGGTGGGGCTCTCGCTCTGGGGCGACGAGGCGGACGAGACCATTCTGCGCGGCCGGGACGTGTTCAAAGTCTCCAGCGCCAACTATGCGGGCGATCCCCACGCCTATTACCTCTTCACCATCACCCCGAAACAACTCGGCAAGTGCGATAAAATCGTCCGCAAGATCCGGGATGTGGGCCTGAAGGTGCACATGCAGCTGCTGTCCAACGACGAGGGCGTGGACGGCTTTTCCTGGACGCCTGAAGAGTTGACGGCGGTGCGCGCCGAGATGGACGCCATGCTGGACAGCTATCCGGAGACCGTGGTGTCCTGCAAATATTACCACGAGGTCATCACCTCGGGCCGCATGCTGGGCCGGCCCTTCGGCTGGCTGGAGTGCCCCTCGGTCACCATTTTTGCCGACCAGCGGGAGCCCCGGCCCAAAAGGCTCATCAACTTCGTGCGCTGGGCCTCGGATCTGAAAACCACCCACCGCTGCTGCACCTCGGAAACCCGGGACTGCTCCACCTGCAAGGACGGGGCTGCCCACATGAGCTGGATCATGGTGAACAAGCGGGCGCACATGAACACGACCCAGGACCTGCAGAACTGGATCGAGGTCTATGAGATGTTCGCCAAGCTCTACCAATTCATCCCCTGGTGA
- a CDS encoding beta-ketoacyl-[acyl-carrier-protein] synthase family protein, which produces MQGRGPLIVGYDCVTPLGLELEDQWQAALAGKSGIGPLTRFDAGPDFPVRIAGQLPDTGHLDYPFLSPRQQAMWSSPVFRYALLVVTRALEKSGIEIDARLGPRVAVTFSSAVGGLDAVLVADRNLQAAGRLPHPYANPNSCINMVSGKVAMHTGATGPIMSTITACATGLSSLLTGAMLIALQRADLAICGAVDCAVVAPITAGFHTMNGIFHPKDEAENGAPEAASRPFALHRRGFVLSEGAGALILCSRDFARAHGLGGLAELAGWGMSSDAHHPVLPHAPTIEQCIRGALADAAVPPERIDVVNAHATATKAGDLAEYTALRAVFGRHLPPLCANKSLFGHAMGAGSAVETVFALHGMLEARVPPTINYRPDPEMELDCVAQGARAISQEFVMKNAFGFGGCNACAIFRQCR; this is translated from the coding sequence ATGCAGGGCCGGGGGCCGCTGATTGTCGGCTATGACTGCGTAACGCCTCTGGGCCTCGAGCTGGAAGACCAGTGGCAGGCGGCCCTTGCCGGCAAGAGCGGCATCGGCCCGCTGACCCGCTTCGATGCCGGCCCGGATTTTCCGGTGCGCATTGCCGGGCAACTGCCGGACACCGGGCATCTGGACTACCCCTTTTTGAGCCCCCGGCAGCAGGCCATGTGGTCTTCGCCGGTCTTCAGGTATGCGCTGCTGGTGGTGACCCGCGCCCTGGAAAAAAGCGGCATCGAGATCGACGCCCGGCTCGGGCCCCGGGTGGCCGTGACCTTCAGTTCCGCGGTGGGCGGGCTGGACGCCGTGCTTGTGGCCGACCGCAACCTGCAGGCTGCGGGCAGACTGCCGCATCCCTATGCCAATCCCAATTCCTGCATCAACATGGTGAGCGGCAAGGTGGCCATGCATACCGGCGCCACCGGGCCGATCATGTCCACCATCACCGCCTGCGCGACCGGCCTGAGCTCGCTCCTGACCGGCGCGATGCTGATCGCGTTGCAGCGCGCGGATCTGGCCATCTGCGGGGCCGTGGACTGTGCCGTGGTCGCGCCGATTACGGCCGGCTTCCACACCATGAACGGCATTTTCCACCCCAAGGACGAGGCGGAAAACGGAGCGCCCGAAGCGGCCAGCCGGCCCTTTGCCCTGCATCGCCGGGGCTTTGTGCTCTCGGAAGGCGCAGGGGCGCTGATTCTGTGCAGCCGCGACTTTGCCCGGGCCCACGGCCTCGGAGGCCTGGCCGAGCTGGCCGGCTGGGGCATGAGTTCAGACGCGCACCATCCGGTTCTGCCCCATGCGCCCACCATCGAGCAGTGCATCAGAGGCGCGCTCGCCGACGCGGCCGTGCCCCCGGAGCGGATCGATGTGGTCAACGCCCATGCCACCGCCACCAAGGCAGGCGATCTGGCCGAGTACACGGCGCTGCGCGCTGTCTTCGGCCGGCATCTGCCGCCGCTCTGCGCCAACAAGTCGCTCTTTGGTCATGCCATGGGCGCAGGCAGCGCGGTGGAAACGGTTTTTGCCCTGCACGGCATGCTTGAGGCCCGGGTGCCGCCCACCATCAACTACCGGCCCGATCCGGAGATGGAACTGGACTGCGTGGCCCAGGGCGCGCGGGCGATCAGCCAGGAATTCGTGATGAAAAACGCCTTTGGCTTCGGCGGCTGCAACGCCTGCGCCATTTTCCGGCAATGCCGGTGA
- a CDS encoding beta-ketoacyl-[acyl-carrier-protein] synthase family protein, which produces MRPPQNRRVFVVGYAAATALGRDFATTWRRALAGEAGFRRLSRCVVETRSNVVGEIPDWDPAALPGVSAKEALVWNAGYIFLTVEMCRQALADAGLEMDAGSGPRTACLIGSALNGSDAYRIAMDNYTKLGPLKVSPYLLPNLCANVPAGKAGMSLGFTGPIIAPEGACATGNHAIALAARMIQGGDADFALAGGVESCLIPEIILGFTNMLATIKVGERDRAYNDPGQASRPFSLDRKGFVLAEGAGVLLLAAEDCVRERGLRARAEIAGLGWNSDAHHITRPRADTVVACMQAAIADAGLRPEDIGCVSAHGTSTKAGDSTEAQCLRAVFGPHLPQVPITAAKSQIGHSLGAAAAIEAALAIESMQQGLMLPTINHIPDPELADLDLVANQARRQHCEHVLSNAFGFGGTNCCLVLRGL; this is translated from the coding sequence ATGCGTCCACCACAAAACAGACGGGTTTTTGTAGTCGGCTATGCGGCGGCGACTGCCCTGGGCAGGGATTTTGCCACGACCTGGCGACGGGCCCTGGCCGGCGAGGCCGGTTTCCGGCGGCTCAGCCGCTGCGTGGTGGAGACGAGAAGCAATGTGGTCGGCGAAATCCCGGACTGGGACCCGGCAGCCCTCCCCGGCGTGAGCGCCAAGGAGGCCCTGGTCTGGAACGCGGGCTACATCTTCCTGACCGTGGAGATGTGCCGGCAGGCGCTTGCCGATGCCGGGCTCGAGATGGATGCCGGCAGCGGCCCGCGCACCGCCTGCCTGATCGGCTCGGCCCTGAACGGCTCCGACGCCTACCGCATTGCCATGGACAATTACACGAAGCTGGGGCCGCTCAAGGTGAGTCCCTACCTCCTGCCCAATCTCTGTGCCAATGTGCCGGCCGGCAAGGCGGGCATGAGCCTGGGCTTCACCGGGCCGATCATCGCGCCGGAGGGGGCCTGCGCCACGGGCAATCACGCCATTGCGCTGGCCGCCCGCATGATTCAGGGCGGAGATGCGGACTTTGCCCTGGCAGGCGGCGTGGAGAGCTGTCTGATCCCTGAAATCATTCTGGGCTTTACCAACATGCTGGCCACGATCAAGGTGGGCGAAAGGGACCGGGCCTATAACGACCCCGGCCAGGCCAGCCGCCCCTTCAGCCTGGACCGGAAGGGCTTTGTGCTCGCCGAAGGCGCAGGGGTTTTGCTGCTCGCCGCCGAGGACTGCGTGCGGGAGCGCGGCCTCAGGGCCAGGGCCGAAATCGCGGGCCTGGGCTGGAACTCCGACGCCCACCACATTACGCGGCCCAGGGCGGACACCGTGGTCGCCTGCATGCAGGCCGCCATCGCCGATGCCGGGCTCAGGCCGGAAGACATCGGCTGCGTGAGCGCCCACGGCACCTCCACCAAGGCTGGCGACAGCACCGAGGCCCAGTGCCTGCGTGCGGTCTTTGGCCCCCATCTGCCCCAGGTGCCCATAACGGCCGCCAAGTCGCAGATCGGCCACAGTCTGGGCGCGGCGGCGGCCATCGAGGCGGCGCTGGCCATAGAATCCATGCAGCAGGGCCTGATGCTGCCCACGATCAATCATATTCCCGACCCGGAGCTGGCGGATCTGGACTTGGTCGCGAATCAGGCGCGCCGCCAGCACTGCGAGCATGTGCTTTCCAATGCCTTTGGCTTTGGCGGCACCAACTGCTGTCTTGTCCTGCGAGGTCTCTGA
- a CDS encoding acyl-CoA thioesterase, whose amino-acid sequence MRPKPFRPETIPGLDSCYVRDAATSLVWHRSTGRALYVDTDRSQVVYHANYLRYFEIGRAELMRQAQYTYRQIEESGYIYPIIRTELNYYTPLYYDDLFHIHTRPARLELVKAQFDYLITRAADGEIICTGFTLHCATNSRGIPVEIDAKTIALWQGFPV is encoded by the coding sequence ATGCGGCCCAAACCTTTTCGTCCCGAAACCATCCCCGGCCTGGACTCCTGCTATGTACGCGACGCGGCCACCTCTTTGGTCTGGCACCGCTCGACAGGCCGGGCGCTCTACGTGGACACCGACCGCTCGCAGGTGGTCTATCACGCCAACTATCTGCGCTATTTCGAAATCGGCCGCGCCGAACTGATGCGGCAGGCGCAGTACACCTACCGGCAGATCGAGGAAAGCGGCTACATCTATCCCATCATCAGGACCGAGCTGAACTACTACACGCCGCTCTACTACGACGACCTCTTCCATATCCACACCCGGCCCGCCAGGCTGGAGCTGGTCAAGGCGCAGTTCGACTATCTGATTACCCGGGCCGCTGACGGCGAAATCATCTGCACCGGTTTTACCCTGCACTGCGCCACCAACAGCAGGGGCATTCCCGTGGAAATCGACGCCAAAACCATTGCCCTCTGGCAGGGTTTTCCGGTCTGA
- a CDS encoding polyketide synthase dehydratase domain-containing protein, translated as MLAFSYPLSPWLHDHRFAGRTVFPAVESMRVLLAAYAGMQDKDGPRLPLVVSGARFPHLIAVDRAARRLDFQVTAEPEPVPAEGAGLAACPATATVLTLFWRKPLKAMTRLLRVAELKINGTGTTAGPPPPCPDGTLAADARRIPAERIYRELVPFGPAFHSLQGDLLLAGREALGRLQALPAPELPGADWLGTPLPLDGAMHAACVHGQQLADFVPFPVALGRRRICRPLRIGADVQVRARQTGRTAEALFYDLWLFQSGELAEEIRGLEMRDLSGGAIRPPAWLADAPNRQDSP; from the coding sequence GTGCTGGCCTTTTCCTATCCCCTGAGTCCGTGGCTGCACGATCACCGCTTTGCCGGCCGTACCGTTTTCCCGGCGGTGGAAAGCATGCGGGTGCTCCTGGCCGCCTATGCCGGGATGCAGGACAAGGACGGCCCGAGGCTGCCGCTGGTTGTGAGCGGGGCCCGTTTTCCGCACCTGATTGCCGTGGACAGGGCCGCGCGCAGGCTGGACTTTCAGGTCACGGCAGAGCCGGAGCCTGTTCCGGCCGAAGGGGCCGGGCTGGCAGCCTGTCCTGCGACCGCCACGGTTCTGACCCTGTTCTGGCGGAAGCCGCTCAAGGCCATGACCCGGCTGCTTCGGGTGGCTGAGCTGAAAATCAACGGCACGGGAACGACGGCCGGACCGCCGCCCCCATGCCCGGATGGCACCCTGGCGGCAGATGCACGGCGCATTCCCGCGGAACGCATCTACCGGGAACTGGTGCCTTTCGGCCCGGCCTTCCACAGTTTGCAGGGCGATTTGCTGCTGGCCGGCAGGGAGGCTCTTGGCCGGCTGCAGGCCCTGCCCGCCCCGGAGCTGCCCGGCGCCGACTGGCTGGGCACGCCCCTGCCGCTGGACGGGGCCATGCACGCGGCCTGCGTCCACGGCCAGCAGCTTGCGGACTTTGTGCCCTTTCCGGTTGCCCTTGGCAGGCGCCGGATCTGCCGGCCCCTCCGGATCGGAGCGGATGTGCAGGTACGGGCGCGGCAGACAGGGCGCACGGCAGAGGCGCTGTTCTACGACCTTTGGCTTTTCCAAAGCGGCGAACTTGCCGAAGAGATCAGGGGGCTTGAGATGCGGGACCTGAGCGGCGGTGCCATCCGGCCGCCCGCCTGGCTGGCTGACGCCCCTAACCGGCAGGATTCGCCATGA
- a CDS encoding methyltransferase domain-containing protein — protein sequence MRLPLAPRACLLLLLSLAAAAALSWAALTRLQVDTDIVHAMPRTEAVLRDAMTIFASHPVHDQIAVDLALDEAAPDRLLALGQALEARMRASGLFAQVGNQEWGDLLPELVAGLPERLPHLLGREELEREVAPRLEAQALSAQVAACARTLAGMEGIGQARLIAGDPLNLRELLLAKMAPLAPVQGAVLYRGALLSRDQKHLLVTARPRLPGSDTGQARALAAFFADVEAGLLAPLRAQGLNPQCTPMGAYRAALDNEEVVRHDVAFALLLSTFGIALLLLFTFPRPWLGLLSLVPSLVGTAAALFVYSLIFRSVSILVLGFGGALISITVDYGISYLLLLDRRHETHGKAVARELQSIGGRIALLTTVGAFLALALSGFPLFAELGLFTALGFLGTYLFVMLVFPKIFPVLPPGPARPLPLRTLVRWLGSRGRAGAVLAALLLLLLLPFAKPVFHISLQEMNSVRPATQAAEARFTKIWGDMGSQVALMLRADSLERMQSENDRLLRQLAEDRRAERIGPYFAPAMLFPGEELARQHLADWRAFWTPERVQSVQEGLAEAGRKAGFAPDAFAPFLRLLHTEKLPENMAPPPGLLPLLGIRGGNGQGYAQFISVRPGPAYEAAAFFARYHGLAHIFDGPYFAERLGHLLCTNFIQGLALVVALVFFFHLVFSLNLRLSLLTMLPPFFAFVCTLGTLKLLGHPLDIPALMLAIVIFGMGDDYAVYTVYGFQRYLDSDHPSYLLARTTVFMSAASTLIGFGVLCCAEHPLLKSVGLTSLLGVGYSLLGASLLLPPLLRHAFREKPLPADSPLRPRVLQHFRLLEAYPRVFARCKLALDPMFRDLPELLAEKRDIHTIYDIGCGFGVPACWALERWPGARIYGVDPDPERVHVASRAVGERGEIRCGWATDRPFFTDRADLVLLLDMLHYLDGAALEKTLDQALKALAPGGLLLIRHSQKPAGPRSWRWHLEERRVRLAGHATFYRSADELAALLRRRNCSVLHSGPTAGDPELAWLLCQR from the coding sequence ATGCGTTTACCTCTTGCTCCCAGAGCCTGCCTTCTGCTGCTCCTCTCGCTTGCCGCCGCCGCCGCTCTGAGCTGGGCCGCGCTGACCCGGCTCCAGGTGGATACGGACATTGTCCATGCCATGCCCAGAACCGAGGCGGTTCTCAGGGATGCCATGACCATCTTTGCCAGCCACCCGGTGCATGACCAGATTGCCGTGGACCTGGCCCTGGACGAGGCCGCACCGGACAGGCTGCTGGCGCTGGGCCAGGCGCTGGAGGCCAGGATGCGGGCCAGCGGCCTCTTTGCCCAGGTGGGCAACCAGGAATGGGGGGACCTGCTGCCGGAGCTGGTGGCCGGGCTGCCGGAGCGGCTGCCCCATCTCCTCGGCAGGGAGGAGCTTGAGCGCGAGGTGGCGCCCAGACTGGAAGCGCAGGCCCTGAGCGCGCAGGTGGCGGCATGCGCCCGCACGCTTGCCGGCATGGAGGGCATCGGTCAGGCGCGGCTGATTGCCGGCGATCCCCTGAATCTGCGGGAACTGCTGCTCGCGAAAATGGCTCCGCTGGCGCCCGTGCAGGGAGCCGTGCTGTATCGCGGCGCCCTGCTGAGCCGCGATCAAAAACATCTTCTGGTGACTGCCCGGCCCAGACTTCCGGGTTCGGACACCGGGCAGGCCCGCGCCCTCGCCGCCTTTTTTGCAGATGTCGAGGCCGGGCTGCTGGCCCCGCTCCGGGCCCAGGGCCTGAACCCGCAGTGCACGCCGATGGGCGCCTACCGGGCTGCCCTGGACAACGAAGAGGTGGTGCGCCACGATGTGGCCTTTGCCCTCCTGCTCTCGACCTTTGGCATTGCGCTTCTGCTGCTCTTCACCTTTCCCAGACCCTGGCTGGGCCTGCTTTCGCTGGTGCCGTCGCTTGTGGGCACGGCGGCCGCGCTCTTCGTGTACTCCCTCATTTTCCGCTCCGTTTCCATTCTGGTTCTGGGCTTTGGCGGAGCGCTGATTTCAATCACCGTGGATTACGGCATCAGCTATCTGCTGCTGCTGGACCGCAGGCACGAGACCCATGGCAAGGCCGTGGCACGGGAGCTGCAATCCATCGGCGGCCGCATTGCGCTGCTGACCACGGTCGGCGCCTTTCTGGCGCTTGCCCTGAGCGGTTTTCCCCTGTTCGCCGAGCTGGGCCTGTTCACCGCCCTGGGTTTTCTGGGCACCTATCTCTTTGTGATGCTGGTGTTCCCGAAAATCTTCCCCGTCCTGCCGCCCGGCCCGGCCCGGCCCCTGCCGCTCAGAACGCTCGTGCGCTGGCTGGGTTCACGCGGCAGAGCGGGCGCGGTGCTGGCGGCCCTGCTCCTGCTCTTGCTGCTGCCCTTTGCCAAGCCGGTTTTTCACATCAGCCTGCAGGAGATGAACTCGGTTCGGCCGGCCACCCAGGCGGCCGAGGCCCGTTTCACCAAGATCTGGGGCGACATGGGCAGCCAGGTGGCGCTGATGCTGCGGGCAGACAGCCTGGAGCGCATGCAGTCCGAAAACGACCGGCTGCTCCGGCAACTCGCCGAAGACCGGCGGGCTGAGCGCATCGGGCCATACTTTGCACCGGCCATGCTCTTTCCGGGCGAGGAGCTGGCGCGGCAGCATCTGGCGGACTGGCGCGCCTTCTGGACGCCGGAACGGGTACAATCAGTGCAGGAGGGCCTTGCCGAGGCCGGCCGCAAGGCCGGTTTCGCCCCTGACGCCTTTGCCCCCTTTCTGCGGCTTCTGCACACCGAAAAGCTGCCGGAAAACATGGCGCCGCCACCGGGCCTGCTGCCGCTGCTGGGCATACGCGGCGGAAACGGACAGGGCTATGCCCAGTTCATCAGCGTACGGCCCGGCCCGGCCTACGAAGCCGCCGCCTTCTTTGCACGCTACCATGGCCTCGCGCACATCTTTGACGGCCCCTATTTCGCCGAGCGTCTGGGCCACCTGCTCTGCACAAACTTTATACAGGGTCTGGCTCTGGTGGTGGCGCTGGTGTTCTTTTTTCATCTCGTCTTTTCCCTGAACCTGCGGCTGAGCCTGCTCACCATGCTGCCCCCGTTCTTCGCCTTTGTCTGCACCCTGGGCACCCTGAAGCTGCTGGGCCATCCGCTGGACATTCCGGCCCTGATGCTGGCCATTGTCATCTTCGGCATGGGCGACGACTACGCCGTCTATACGGTCTATGGCTTTCAGCGCTACCTAGACAGCGACCATCCCTCGTATCTGCTGGCCCGCACCACGGTGTTCATGTCCGCCGCCTCCACCCTGATCGGCTTTGGCGTGCTCTGCTGTGCCGAGCACCCTCTGCTGAAAAGCGTGGGACTGACCTCGCTCCTGGGCGTGGGCTATTCGCTGCTGGGCGCCTCATTGCTGCTGCCGCCGCTTCTGCGGCATGCCTTCCGGGAAAAGCCGCTGCCCGCGGACAGCCCCCTGCGACCGCGGGTTCTGCAGCACTTCCGTCTGCTGGAGGCCTATCCCCGCGTGTTCGCCCGCTGCAAGCTGGCCCTTGATCCCATGTTCCGCGATCTGCCGGAGCTTTTGGCGGAGAAACGCGACATCCACACCATTTACGACATCGGCTGCGGTTTCGGCGTGCCTGCCTGCTGGGCGCTGGAACGCTGGCCCGGGGCGCGTATCTACGGCGTGGATCCGGACCCGGAGCGGGTGCACGTGGCCTCGCGGGCCGTAGGCGAGCGGGGCGAAATCCGGTGCGGCTGGGCCACGGACAGGCCATTTTTTACGGACAGGGCCGATCTCGTGCTCCTGCTCGACATGCTGCACTATCTGGACGGGGCCGCACTGGAAAAAACGCTGGATCAGGCGCTGAAGGCCTTGGCCCCGGGCGGTCTCCTGCTCATTCGCCACTCCCAGAAGCCGGCGGGCCCGCGCAGTTGGCGCTGGCATCTGGAAGAACGTCGCGTGCGCCTGGCCGGACACGCCACCTTCTACCGCAGCGCGGACGAACTGGCCGCCCTCCTCCGGCGCCGGAACTGCTCCGTGCTGCACAGCGGGCCCACGGCGGGCGACCCGGAACTCGCCTGGCTGCTCTGCCAAAGGTGA